Part of the Candidatus Eremiobacteraceae bacterium genome is shown below.
GGCTCACGACGACTTCCAGGCGCGCGCCGCGGCGCGCCTGCGCCTGCCAGACGTAGTGCACGGTGGGGAACTCGAGGTCGGAATAGACCACCTTGTTGCGAGGGCCCGAGAAATCGAGGCACGAGATGAGCACCGACTCGCAGATCGAGACGTTCTGCAGTATCGTCACCTCGTCGCGGCCTGCGCCGATGAGAGCCGAGACCAGGTCGGCGGTCGTACGCGCGGCCATAAGCCATTCATCCCACGCCAGCACGCCGTTCGTCGCCCAACTGTGAGCATAGTCCGCCAGGCGCTGCGCGGTTCGCGCCGGCATCGCGCCGAGGGAGTTGCTGATGAGATACGCGCAGGTGGAAAGAATGGGGAACTCCGCTCGCCGCGCGAGCGCAGCATCGGCGTCGACGCGCATGTGACGCGATTTCTGGTTCTCGACCGCGCCTCCCCGCTAGGGGCGGTCGCGCGCCGCCGAGAAGGGAGCGCTCCCTGATGAGACCATCGCTGCCTGGTCAACGCTTCGCCAACCTCGTCGCACGCTGCGACGAGGAGAACGTCGATCTGCCGCTCGACACCGCCTGTCTGCTCGCCTCTGCCGTCTTCGACCACGGCGTCGAGCCAGACCGCTACGCGCGCAAGTTCGACGCGCTGGCGGCGCGCGCAGCGAAAACGGCCGGGAACTCGAGCGATCCTTACGCGCGCATGGCGGGCGTGCTCAAGACGCTTTTCGGCGAGGGCGGCTTCCGCGGCAATCGCAGCGCGTACTACGAGCCGGGCAACAGCATGATCTCGAGCGTGCTCGACCGGCGGGTCGGCATCCCCATCACGCTCTCGATCGTGCTCATGGAGACCGCGCGCCGCGTGGGCCTCACGCTCGCCGGCGTCGGCTTGCCTGGGCACTTCGTAGTGCGCTTCCCCGACGCGACGAGCCGGCTGTTCATCGACCCGTTCCAAGGCGGGACCTTGCTCGACGTGCCCGAGTGCGTCGCGCTCGTCGACAAACTCTATCGCGGCCGCATCACGTGGCGCGATTCGTTCCTCGACCCGGTATCGCACCGCACCATCGTCAAGCGCGTGCTGCTCAACCTCAAGAACAGCTTGAGCCAAGCCAAGAACTACGTCGCGGCGCTCGCCGCCATCGAGCTGCAGCTCGCGCTCGATCCGGACGATCCGACCGAATTGCGCGACCGCGGCATCCTGTTCGCGCGGCTGCATCGCTACGACCAGGCGATCGAGGACCTCGAGACGTATCTGCGCCGCTCGCCGGGCGCCGGCGACGGCGACACGATCCGCCACACCGTCGAGTATCTGCGCCAAGCGCGAGGACTGTGACCGTGACCGAGTTCCAGCGGCGCCGCGCCGCCTTCGTCAAGAGCATCGGCGACGCGGTCGCCGTCTTTCCGAGCGCGCCGCAGGCGATCCGTTCCAACGACGGCCACTACCCGTACCGCCAAGATTCCGACTTCTATTATCTCACCGGTTTCGCGGAGGCGGGCAGCGTGCTCGTGCTCGCGCCCACCCATCCGCAGACCAAGTCGGTCATCTTCGTGCGCCCGCGCGACCGCGACCGCGAGATCTGGGAAGGCAAGCGCCTCGGCGTCGAGAGCGCGGCAGCGGCACTGGGCGTTGACGCCGCGTTTCCGCTGGCCGAGCTCGACGAGCGCTTGCCCGCGCTGCTCGACACGTCGGACAGCCTGTACTACGGCTTCGGCGGCGGCCCGGAGTTCCAGCGACGCATCACCGAGCACGTGCAGCGCGCACGCGTCGCGCGCCGGCGCAGCGATCGCGCCGCGGTGGATCTGCTCGATCCGAGCCCCATCCTCCACGAGATGCGCGTGATCAAGAGCCCCGCGGACATCGCCGGCATGCGGCGCGCGGTCGAGATCTCCGCGGCGGGCCATCTCGCCGCCATGCGCCATGCGCGGCCGGGCATGCACGAGTACGAAGTGCAGGCGAT
Proteins encoded:
- a CDS encoding tetratricopeptide repeat protein, whose translation is MRPSLPGQRFANLVARCDEENVDLPLDTACLLASAVFDHGVEPDRYARKFDALAARAAKTAGNSSDPYARMAGVLKTLFGEGGFRGNRSAYYEPGNSMISSVLDRRVGIPITLSIVLMETARRVGLTLAGVGLPGHFVVRFPDATSRLFIDPFQGGTLLDVPECVALVDKLYRGRITWRDSFLDPVSHRTIVKRVLLNLKNSLSQAKNYVAALAAIELQLALDPDDPTELRDRGILFARLHRYDQAIEDLETYLRRSPGAGDGDTIRHTVEYLRQARGL